The Triticum aestivum cultivar Chinese Spring chromosome 4B, IWGSC CS RefSeq v2.1, whole genome shotgun sequence sequence GGCCGAGGAACTCGGGCTCCTTGTCGCCGGCGGCCACGTTCCTGGCCTTCTTGGTCGCCTGCGCTATGCGCCTcttggccgccgccaccgccgccgcgtgcCCCAACTCCTTCTGCTGCTCCCCGAAGGTAGCcatctcgtcctcctcctcgcgccGGGCTATTCCACGCACACCTCGTCCTTCTCCACCGGCTTCTCCTCCGCCTTTGCCTTCTTCTCCGGTGGTCTTCTGTTGCTTCTTGCCCGCCTGGGCGTCGATCTCGGCGACGGCGGCGAGACGGGGAGGATGGTTGAGGCGGGATGGGGAGGAtggttggcggcgacggcggcgcaggCGGGGAGAAGGCCGGACCACGGTGGCTCCTCCGCATCCTCTGTGGGAGAAGCAGAGACGTGTtggagggggggagggggagaacgCGGGTGCaggagccgccgcagccgccgtcgtcgccgtcgctggATTGGGGATCGGCGGTGAGTGGGAGTGAGGGAGGGAGGcggctgcgggaggaggggatGAGGAAcgagcgagggaggaggcggctaggTCTTAACCAGGGGAGTTTCCTTCCTTTTTATAGCCTTATGGGAAATGACTAAAATGCCCTTGGTGAGCTCTGAGAATAACACACGGTGGCAGCCCGATTTAGACACTGTTTCGATCTACAGTTCCTCTTTTTGATCCGACGGTTGTTGTTATCGAGGAGGCAGATCGCACGGCCGAGAACGCATCAAAAACCAGATCCGACGGCCGAGAATCGCTAAACTCCAAGAAGGCTGGGTTCCTCCCACTATGTATCTTAGGTGATGCTGCAAGGGAGGGTGTCGATGCGGGGGAGTAGGGGGTGGAAGCTTTTCTTTAATCACGTCAACTGCTCACGGCGGCACTAGGCGAGCGAGGTGGCATCGACGACGAGGCAACCTCGAAGGCCGGATGCATGCGTTCATTGTAGAGGGGGATTTTTTGTTTCGTTGACCAAGAGAGAGGTAGGACATATTTTTTCAAAGGGGATCACACATTGGAAACTGATTTAATCGGGCGGCTGGGATGCGACCCGCCGAACTattgggccggcgcgccggcgcctagcAGTCACCTTTCACTAACATATGTATATTTTATTGCAGCAAGTGTGTGCACAAAAAAGAATTGGTCaatttatattaaaaaaaatgATTAATCAACTTATATTTTTCTTTTCGCCCAAgttcatcttttatttcacttgTACTTTCCCGTAAACATATTTAAAATTATATATGTTTGGTCAGTATATTTAGCATGTAATTTTTAGGTAAAGTGTAtatgttgaaaaatcaaatgtgtgcaAACATCCCTAGAGCTAACACTAGGAACCTAGGGATACtttagagtgttagtgggagtggAAGACCATCGTTAGCTTCGGATGGACTCTCCCTAGGGTTGTATTTCTTCACCCCTAGGTATACGCCTTTCCTAAGGGTTTAAGCTataacctgttggggaacgtaacagaaattcaaaattttcaacacatcaccaagatcaatctatggagattctagcaacaagagagggagaggatgagcatcttcatacctttgaagatcgctaagcagaagcgttaaaagaacgcggatgatggagtcgtactcgcggcgattcaaatcgtggaagatccgatccagcgccgaacggacggtgcctccatgttcaacacacgtacagcccggggacatctcctccttcttgatctagcaaggggagaggataagttgagggagaacttcgacaacacaatggcgtggtggtggtggagctcgtggttctccggcagggcttcgccaagcactacagaggaggaggaggtgttggaggagggagagggctgcgccaagggaagggtgcggctaacctctctctccctcactatatataggggggagtggggtggaggaggcgccctagggttccctaggggatggTGGCGGCCACATGGGAAACCCTaaatgggtttgggcgcccccacccctaggaaacttgccccccaagctgggAGGGGCGGCTTCCCTAGGGGAGGCGcacccacctctccaggttacgtgagaggggtcgggaggggcgcacagccccttagtgggctggtgttccccctccccttggcccataaggccccccaacgcttgtctgggcctccgaaacacctttcggtcacgctggtcgtcacccggtactcccagaacaattccagactccaatacccttcatccaatatatcgatcttcacctccgaaccattccggagttcctcgtcatgtccgggatctcatccgggactccgaacaaccttcggtaaccacatactatttctcataacaactctagcgacaccgaatcttaagtgtgtagactctacgggttcgggaaccatgcagacatgaccgagacagttctccggccaataaccaacaacaggactTGGATACCCATGtggactcccacatgttccacaatgatctcatcggatgaaccgtgatgtcggggattcaatcaatcccgtatacaattccctttgtcaatcagtatgttacttgcccgacattcgatcgtcggtatcccaatacctcgttcaatctcgttaccggcaagtcactttactcgttccgtaatgcatgatcccgtgactaactacttagtcacattgagctcattatgatgatgcattacccagTGGGCCCAGagcctctccgtcatacggagtgacaaatcccagtctcgattcgtgccaacccaatagacacttttggagatacgtgtagtgcacctttatagccacccagttacgttgtgacgtttggtacacccaaagcattcctacggtatccgggagttgcacaatctcatggtctaaggaaatgatacttgacattagaaaagctcttagcaaacgaactacacgattttgtgctatgcttaggattgggtcttgtccatcacatcattctcccaatgatgtgatcccgttagcaatgacatccaatgtccatggtcaggaaaccataaccatctattgatcaacgagctagtcaatctagaggcccactagggacatgttgtggtctatgtattcacacatgtattacggtttccaattaatacaattatagcatgaacaatagacaattatcatgaacaaggaaatataataataactattttattattgcctctagggcatatttccaatagtctcccacttgcactagagtcaataatctagttcacatcactatgtgattgcaatgaatccaacacccattgggtttgatcatatctcgcttgtgagagaggttattagtcaacggtgtctgaatctttcagatctgtgtgttctttacaaatctctatgtcatctcctagatgcagctaccacacgctatttggaactattccaaataactgctctactatacgaatccggtctactactcaaagccatccagattagtgtcaaagtttgcatcggcgtaaccctttacgacgaactcttttaccacctacattatcgagaaaattccttagtccactagttactaaggataaccttgaccgttgtcctgtgatccattcctggatcgcacttgtaccccttgactgactcatggcaaggcacacttcaggtgcggcacaCAGCATAACATATTGTAGaacctacgtctaaagcataggggacgaccttcgtcctttctctctattctgtcgtggtcaggtcttgagtcttactcaatattcacaccttataacaaagccaagaactccttctttgccgatttattttgaactccttcaaaatcttgtcacggcatgtgttcgtttgaaagtactattaagtgaccttgatctatccttatagatcttgattcttaatgttcaagtagcttaatccaggttttccattcaAAAACACTTtttaaataacccta is a genomic window containing:
- the LOC123090232 gene encoding translation initiation factor IF-2 — translated: MTKKVAADRVAKALEEEQTTRQKHKARVEEIEQELKDAIARCESLEQASELTKALESLKEARVDAQGARQEIQEAKQIAANLAASSLARSSSPPPAAASLPHSHSPPIPNPATATTAAAAAPAPAFSPSPPPTRLCFSHRGCGGATVVRPSPRLRRRRRQPSSPSRLNHPPRLAAVAEIDAQAGKKQQKTTGEEGKGGGEAGGEGRGVRGIARREEEDEMATFGEQQKELGHAAAVAAAKRRIAQATKKARNVAAGDKEPEFLGQRPSLPTRPAPSGRSATSVARPRDLNETFLTYSILQMEDGGLELLPDAVQRFPLREEFADSLEHPD